A window of Halodesulfovibrio aestuarii DSM 17919 = ATCC 29578 contains these coding sequences:
- a CDS encoding LytR/AlgR family response regulator transcription factor: MLPTLLVHPDPEIRTQLRNFFEPVDFVRIVGEAVHVDEALELLGAIEYAVLVVAVSIKEPHDGFELTRRLRGRTKQPALIFLADNEDDAFTAFELDATDYLIFPCTQERFARSVTRLEQFKMHFNLAQEPSTQWQESTTRNTSGSRQEEPEQTLQLPLEEEEQEQFLHALRQAWEFTEKFRPAEIEKLAITSGGRTMLLPYHEIIFIEASEDYTYVHTASEKHLTSYRLKILEARLRPHNFFRAHRKFLVNLDMVTEIASLPGSNFMLRTAGRTRIEIPISRRRLGELKQVLGL, translated from the coding sequence ATGTTACCAACACTCCTTGTTCATCCAGATCCGGAAATCCGCACACAGCTCCGAAATTTTTTCGAACCTGTTGATTTCGTACGTATAGTGGGCGAGGCCGTGCATGTGGACGAAGCACTGGAATTGCTCGGTGCCATTGAGTACGCTGTTCTGGTCGTGGCGGTTTCCATAAAAGAGCCTCACGACGGTTTTGAACTCACACGACGACTCCGCGGACGCACCAAACAGCCTGCTCTCATTTTTCTTGCAGACAATGAGGATGATGCCTTTACCGCGTTTGAACTTGACGCCACTGATTACCTCATTTTTCCTTGTACACAGGAACGATTCGCACGTTCTGTTACCCGCCTTGAACAATTCAAAATGCATTTCAACCTTGCACAAGAGCCTTCTACACAATGGCAGGAGTCAACAACCAGAAATACATCCGGCTCAAGGCAAGAAGAACCCGAACAAACTCTGCAACTCCCGTTGGAAGAGGAAGAGCAAGAGCAGTTCCTCCATGCCCTCCGACAAGCATGGGAATTTACAGAAAAATTTCGCCCTGCTGAAATTGAAAAGCTTGCAATTACTTCCGGTGGGCGCACCATGCTATTGCCGTACCACGAGATTATCTTTATCGAAGCCAGTGAAGACTACACCTATGTTCATACAGCTTCAGAAAAGCATCTGACTTCGTACAGATTGAAAATTCTTGAAGCCAGACTGCGGCCGCATAATTTTTTCCGAGCACACCGAAAATTTCTTGTAAATCTGGACATGGTTACCGAAATCGCTTCGCTTCCCGGTTCAAACTTTATGCTGCGAACTGCAGGACGCACCCGCATCGAAATTCCTATCAGCCGCAGGCGGTTAGGTGAACTCAAACAAGTTCTG